Proteins encoded within one genomic window of Setaria italica strain Yugu1 chromosome IV, Setaria_italica_v2.0, whole genome shotgun sequence:
- the LOC101756631 gene encoding protein hunchback has translation MQPAGNTTTTTTTTEIWQWQCAVCRADWKMLRQVTTRCPHGHGCRCCQGSIPPPSAGNPPLPHHHHHHHHHHRRHHHLPQQEGSSWALAADADEGSKSKNAGRNTTTLSPAPPAVAQVCWVPDPHLMVQQLREFEHLNDEVVALRVQLQEYAAEIERSISRRDDDAGTDWFLTLPTSVRDVLVMAKDTIESFIAMSTTAPAN, from the exons ATGCAGCCCGCCGGaaacaccaccaccacgacgacgacgacggagatCTGGCAGTGGCAGTGCGCCGTGTGCCGAGCTGACTGGAAGATGCTGCGCCAGGTGACCACTCGCTGCCCGCACGGCCacggctgccgctgctgccagGGTAGTATTCCTCCGCCATCTGCAGGAAACCCTCCACTTCCtcatcaccatcaccaccaccaccaccaccatcgccgtcaccatcatcttcctcaacAGGAG GGCTCCAGCTGGGCTTTGGCTGCTGACGCTGACGAGGGATCCAAATCCAAGAACGCCGGGCGCAACACCACTACTCTGAGCCCTGCCCCTCCCGCCGTGGCGCAGGTCTGCTGGGTTCCGGACCCGCACCTGATGGTGCAGCAGCTCAGGGAGTTCGAGCACCTCAACGACGAGGTGGTCGCGCTCAGGGTGCAGCTCCAGGAGTACGCGGCGGAGATCGAGAGGAGCATCAGCAGGAgggacgacgacgccgggaCGGACTGGTTCCTCACCCTCCCGACCAGCGTCAGGGACGTCCTCGTCATGGCCAAGGACACCATCGAGTCATTCATCGCCATGTCCACTACTGCTCCGGCGAATTAA
- the LOC101777845 gene encoding THO complex subunit 4D isoform X1 produces MATSLDVPLDDLIKSRNGRGRGRGRGQGGGRGRGDGQRLARGSWRGRGTGTFRGRGLGVPSRRPLGVNTRSSSFAIAKSFNKAKDFVWRHDLFEDSMVAAGLSGIESGTKLYISNLHYGVTREDIKELFSEMGHLKHCAVHYDNNRHPTGSAEVIFTRRSEALAALKRYNNVRLDGKAMKIEVIGADLGLSAAATPRISVVPGARGRGQREVVMMYGPGGNGFGRGTAGSSNSLPGWKRGGFAQRGGGQVRGGFTQRGGRQVRGRGRSSFGRGRGRGYVRKGNVEKSADQLDKELDNYHSGAMNVD; encoded by the exons ATGGCAACATCTTTGGACGTTCCACTCGATGATTTGATTAAGAGCAGAAatgggaggggaaggggaagaggcAGGGGACAAGGAGGGGGTCGAGGCAGAGGTGATGGtcaaagattggcccgtggatCATGGCGTGGGCGTGGTACTGGCACCTTCCGTGGAAGGGGACTTGGGGTGCCTTCACGAAGGCCACTTGGTGTTAATACTCGATCCTCATCGTTTGCTATTGCCAAG TCATTCAATAAAGCAAAGGATTTTGTGTGGAGGCATGATCTGTTTGAGGATAGCATGGTGGCAGCTGGGCTTTCTGGGATAGAATCTGGTACAAAGTTGTACATTTCAAACTTGCACTATGGGGTGACCAGGGAAGATATAAAG GAGCTTTTTTCAGAAATGGGTCATTTGAAGCACTGTGCTGTTCACTATGACAATAATAGACACCCAACT GGTTCTGCTGAGGTGATATTCACCAGGAGAAGCGAAGCTCTTGCGGCACTGAAACGATATAATAATGTGCGCCTTGATGGGAAGGCGATGAAGATTGAAGTGATAGGAGCAGATTTGGGTCTTTCTGCTGCTGCCACACCCCGGATTAGTGTTGTTCCTGGTGCAAGGGGAAGAGGACAGAGAGAAGTTGTAATGATGTATGG GCCTGGTGGGAATGGGTTTGGTCGAGGTACAGCTGGCTCATCTAATTCACTTCCCGG GTGGAAGCGTGGAGGTTTTGCTCAAAGAGGGGGAGGACAAGTGCGCGGGGGTTTTACTCAAAGAGGGGGAAGACAAGTTCGCGGGCGTGGGCGTAGTAGCTTTGGCAGGGGCCGTGGACGTGGCTATGTGCGCAAGGGAAATGTTGAGAAATCAGCCGACCAATTGGACAAGGAGCTTGACAACTACCATTCTGGTGCGATGAATGTTGACTAA
- the LOC101777845 gene encoding THO complex subunit 4D isoform X2 — protein MATSLDVPLDDLIKSRNGRGRGRGRGQGGGRGRGDGQRLARGSWRGRGTGTFRGRGLGVPSRRPLGVNTRSSSFAIAKSFNKAKDFVWRHDLFEDSMVAAGLSGIESGTKLYISNLHYGVTREDIKELFSEMGHLKHCAVHYDNNRHPTGSAEVIFTRRSEALAALKRYNNVRLDGKAMKIEVIGADLGLSAAATPRISVVPGARGRGQREVVMMPGGNGFGRGTAGSSNSLPGWKRGGFAQRGGGQVRGGFTQRGGRQVRGRGRSSFGRGRGRGYVRKGNVEKSADQLDKELDNYHSGAMNVD, from the exons ATGGCAACATCTTTGGACGTTCCACTCGATGATTTGATTAAGAGCAGAAatgggaggggaaggggaagaggcAGGGGACAAGGAGGGGGTCGAGGCAGAGGTGATGGtcaaagattggcccgtggatCATGGCGTGGGCGTGGTACTGGCACCTTCCGTGGAAGGGGACTTGGGGTGCCTTCACGAAGGCCACTTGGTGTTAATACTCGATCCTCATCGTTTGCTATTGCCAAG TCATTCAATAAAGCAAAGGATTTTGTGTGGAGGCATGATCTGTTTGAGGATAGCATGGTGGCAGCTGGGCTTTCTGGGATAGAATCTGGTACAAAGTTGTACATTTCAAACTTGCACTATGGGGTGACCAGGGAAGATATAAAG GAGCTTTTTTCAGAAATGGGTCATTTGAAGCACTGTGCTGTTCACTATGACAATAATAGACACCCAACT GGTTCTGCTGAGGTGATATTCACCAGGAGAAGCGAAGCTCTTGCGGCACTGAAACGATATAATAATGTGCGCCTTGATGGGAAGGCGATGAAGATTGAAGTGATAGGAGCAGATTTGGGTCTTTCTGCTGCTGCCACACCCCGGATTAGTGTTGTTCCTGGTGCAAGGGGAAGAGGACAGAGAGAAGTTGTAATGAT GCCTGGTGGGAATGGGTTTGGTCGAGGTACAGCTGGCTCATCTAATTCACTTCCCGG GTGGAAGCGTGGAGGTTTTGCTCAAAGAGGGGGAGGACAAGTGCGCGGGGGTTTTACTCAAAGAGGGGGAAGACAAGTTCGCGGGCGTGGGCGTAGTAGCTTTGGCAGGGGCCGTGGACGTGGCTATGTGCGCAAGGGAAATGTTGAGAAATCAGCCGACCAATTGGACAAGGAGCTTGACAACTACCATTCTGGTGCGATGAATGTTGACTAA
- the LOC101778788 gene encoding uncharacterized protein LOC101778788, whose protein sequence is MSVSCGLEWVVCLGCTRWAWKRLTYIGAYDSETWPAAAPAEFEPVPRLCRVVLANYDPDLSNPKFAPPGRGYADVDPKGIVKRATYDDVGNRCPPYLIYVDEAHKEIILAVRGLNLVRNADYKVLMDNKLGMQMFDGGYVHHGLLKAAQYILERETETLRDLLRRYGPEYKLIFTGHSLGSGIAALMTVLVVNNRKEFDNIPRSRIKCYALAPARCMSLNLAVKYADVVSSVVLQDDFLPRTPTPLEYIFGSIFCLPCLLFLICLRDTFKQDKRKFKDPRRLYAPGRMYHIVERKFCRCGRFPPEVRTAIPVEGRFEHVVLSCSTTSDHAIAWIERESQKALELMKESENAMAPPPQQKMERLQSFEEEHKSALQRAKTLDVPHAADLSEEEIQEDGSTAPPSDTHSETTMEPKSAGRSSWDELMEKLFTRDEDGKLVVKKDMAKEIVVE, encoded by the exons atgtCGGTGAGCTGCGGGCTGGAGTGGGTGGTGTGCCTGGGGTGCACGCGGTGGGCGTGGAAGCGGCTCACCTACATCGGCGCCTACGACAGCGAgacgtggccggcggcggcccccgcCGAGTTCGAGCCCGTCCCACGCCTCTGCCGCGTCGTGCTCGCCAACTACGACCCAGACCTCAGCAACCCCAAGTTCGCGCCGCCGGGACGCGGGTACGCCGACGTCGACCCCAAGGGCATCGTCAAGCGCGCCACCTACGACGACGTCGGCAACCGGTGCCCGCCATACCTCATCTACGTCGACGAGGCGCACAAGGAGATCATCCTCGCCGTGCGCGGCCTCAACCTCGTCCGCAACGCGGACTACAAG GTGCTCATGGACAACAAGCTCGGGATGCAGATGTTCGACGGCGGCTACGTGCACCACGGCCTGCTCAAGGCCGCCCAGTACATCCTGGAGCGGGAGACGGAGACGCTGCGGGACCTGCTGCGGCGCTACGGCCCCGAGTACAAGCTCATCTTCACCGGCCACTCACTTGGCTCCGGCATCGCTGCGCTCATGACCGTGCTCGTCGTCAACAACCGCAAGGAGTTCGACAATATACCCAGGAGCCGAATCAAGTGCTACGCGCTCGCGCCCGCCAGGTGTATGTCGCTCAACCTCGCCGTCAAGTACGCAGACGTCGTCAGCTCCGTCGTGCTCCAG GATGACTTTTTGCCAAGAACGCCAACGCCACTAGAGTACATTTTTGGGTCTATCTTCTG TTTGCCCTGCTTGCTATTCCTCATTTGCTTGAGAGATACATTTAAACAAGACAAGCGAAAATTTAAGGATCCAAGAAGATTGTATGCTCCTGGGCGAATGTATCATATCGTTGAGAGGAAATTTTGCAG ATGCGGAAGGTTCCCGCCTGAGGTCAGAACTGCTATTCCTGTGGAAGGACGATTTGAGCATGTTGTGCTATCATGCAGTACCACTTCTGATCATGCCATTGCTTGGATCGAGCGAGAATCACAAAAGGCTTTAGAG CTAATGAAGGAAAGTGAGAATGCAATGGCTCCACCTCCACAACAAAAGATGGAGAGGTTGCAAAGTTTTGAGGAGGAGCACAAGAGTGCCCTCCAGAGAGCGAAGACATTGGATGTTCCTCATGCTGCTGATCTGTCAGAAGAGGAAATTCAGGAGGATGGTAGCACTGCACCACCCTCTGATACTCATAGCGAGACGACTATGGAACCGAAATCTGCAGGAAGAAGCAGCTGGGACGAACTGATGGAGAAGCTTTTCACCAGGGATGAAGATGGGAAACTCGTCGTGAAGAAGGACATGGCGAAGGAGATTGTTGTTGAGTAA